CAGTTGCTGGTCCAATTTTTACATAtctatttccatttaaaaatctCTAATAGATTTCTTACACAGCAACGAATCTAACACTAAATGAGTATTGTGGAAATAAATCAGGATAAGCTGAACTTTTACCAGTTAATAGGATTCTTTTTTGGGGGACATTTTCCTAAAATTGTCCACCTCCCTTCCTTCTAACCTCCTTTTAATAATAAGGCCTTCaccaaaagttattttttctgtTACTAACttcatgtaattatatttatttgtaacattgttTGTAATAAACGATCTACTAAAAAGTCTGTTACTTTCAGTTTATTTTGTAGTGAGGTATAACTAGTGGACTTCACTGCTCGAATGTGCATCACTGGGGAATTacagtaaatgtattaaaatgtattaaataactcattttattaaaacttaacaaaaatatcaTGAGTAAAAGAGTAGAAAGAATATTATGAGTtgtaccatttatttttattttcaacagcttattttatttcttcttaaaacCAGTGACTTAATACACttatcaagtattttatttttttctttgtttgtaaatattattacaaaattgtttggtACTGTTGTTTTCTAACATAAATCCTTTATTGCTAAGTTCATACCATAAATAATAACTAGTGATTTGTGAAGAACTCGGACGTGACAGTGGTATTTTGACAGAGTGGGTGCTGGGTTACTGTCGGCCTCAAGGTCCTCGTACAATGATCGACACCACCACCAGCATGTGGTGCGACCTCGGACGGGGACCTCGGTACAGGAGGCGCTCTACCGCAGCAACTCCAGCCTGGAGCTGATGCATGACCACAGCCATATACACCATGACTCTAGGTGAGTGGTAGAGCAACAACTTCATGCCAGGGTTACCTTGGCCTTCCACGTATTCTTCTGAGGTAGCATGTATAGGTCAGAAGTAATTAGTAGTATTCACCGTAAGGTATTGTATTGACCAAAAGCATGTTGGATAATAATAATCTTAGTGATAATAATGGAGACAAAGAAATTCACACATTGTTACTGGATCACTTCTGTGGGAACCTGATTTCTATACTATTCCCTTGAGacattaaataatgaataatgtgttATTTGTGAAAATGTATGTGAATTACAGAATGAGCTACAGTAACACTTATATACTGTAAAACAGTGTTGTTTGGATGCTAAACAAAATTTGATAAGCTGTCTCCAATGTAGAAATCTGTAGCATTTTGCTAAGAAATTGAAAACTTTACCAGTGGATTGGTATTGTCACTGGCTAAATACGTGTGCCAGGAAAAAAAAATTGAGTGGAATCTAGAACAACTAATCTTTTTCCGTTGCGGatagagagtaaggccccattttgttccttaataaAAAGTTCTTGACAGAGTCTGTTTTTGTTGAGAGtgatctttcagcagtgcatgtcactaatactaaattatttaaataataataatcgttttactaaaaaaaatacaaaatttgaggGGGGTTCCGGACTCCTTGGACCCTCTCGCTGGGCTACGTCCTTGGTGTGTGTGGTGGGGATATAGGTAGGATTAGTGTACATCAGCAAGCtaacagaaaacaaaatatttttactttcattttcagGTAGATTCACTTACTAATATTCATCTAGAAATACATTGCTAATAACCAGATTGCCATACAGTCCCGACATATTTTGCTAGATATGCTCATTGTACAGTCTGACAGGTCATCCCAGTAAGAGTGGAGAATGGATGATAAAGACAGTCAGCATAGTTTAATGCCTATTTACATATTGCCCTAAATATTACATATCTAAAGCAGTATTTGTGTTACATGGTCTGGCAGCATGGTGAGTCCCAGTTTTTACGGCGGGAGTATGGCAGTCACGGTAGCATTGAATGGTCATCGCTTCGGACAAGCAAACTACAGGGGAGTCGTTCTTTGCGATGGCTGCAAAGACTACCGCCCTGCGGTGTTGGGGCTTGGAACGGACCAACGCAGCCCAGGGCCTGCAGAATACCTGAGGGGCAAGGTGGAGGGTGGGGCAGCTTGTGACAATGCCAACAACACTCTAGCCGATGATGCTGTCACGAGTCCTACTGGCACCAGTCCCAAGCTGCGGCTCAAGTTCCATCGGTTCTGGTCAGGTAAGTTCAATAATAATAGTGTGTAAGGAACTGACCAACTGAGCTTAGGAACCTGCAGAGTTACCTTTGTGACAATCTacttgaaaacaataattaaaaaatcttgacaaaagttgtttaaaaaagagTTCAGCCAACATATCTGGATTAATATGAATGATCCAGAAGAATATTAACAAAAACctattttacaatgaataaattttaaatttaagaatattataataaaatatcaatttgctAATCTCATCCATGTTGATGTGTCAAAAACCTTCTGAAATAGGATGTTTCAACTTGTTGCACAAACATCCCAGTGCTATTAGTAACAAAGactattgttatttgtttgtgaatcgagtatttaaattaatgagtACTTGAgacagttattaattaaaataaaaagaactaataATAATTGTGATAGTGGATTTGTTGTCTGCTGTTTTATTTGAGTCAATAGGCACGTGTAGCTTTAATTACCAAAAGCTAGACCTATTACGATTGCATTATCACACAGCCCATGCAAGAACGAAGCCAGGAAACAATTTTTGGGAGTCTAGTCAACTAATAATTTCTCGTAAATGGACAGAGAATAAGGCCgcaattttgttccttaaaatcttcttgacccgtttctttgatgagaacgatctttcagcagtacatatcaataatactgaattatttaaataataattaatcgttaactgaaatagtaattttaaaaaattgaaaatttgtgggGGTCCGGGCCTCTTGGACCCCCTAGAGACCATGGTTCAGAACGTTTACGTAATGGGATGTGTTAGTCCAAAGGGATGCAGCTCTGAGacggaattaaaaataataaaaaaattaaatttcagccTTTTTAATAACTCCTGGTAAAAAAAGGAGGAGTTATTCTCTAAATCtggattgttttatatatatattatttagttatgaGTAAGTTCAAAGGTGGAAAGATTTCATGGACAAGTGGGattgtgtttttatttccatacagtaaattatactttaaaaatgtataataaaatcaatgaacaaaataatgaatcaatTAGATTTTTTCAGCGTAATAATTACaagttattaacattttcaaaaacacttgtgttaattaaacatattatgtgGCAGGCAATGTGTCGAACAACGGAAAGCCAGCACGAGCTGCCACGGTTGACGACAGTATGAATGAGTTCTCCGGGCAGTCTGCCAGACTGTGAGGAGCGGCAGAGACGTCGTGCGCTAGCGCACTATGATGTACAAAGCCTGACAGCCAATGTCGGATATGCAGCACGGCTGCGTGGACTGCTGCTAGCTCGTCGGCGTAACACCACCACGGGTGCGTCGGCGGCCAGCATGCTCGGTACACGGGCATCAAACGCCAGACAGTGGCGACGAAGATGGTGGGGGGATGGCCGCAGCAATGAGTTGTTGGAGAGGTGAGTTTCATCAACGCATCCAATCATATCTTTGGTTCTTTAGTTAGGGTGAGGAAAATGTTCTTGTCCGGAAGATTTTGAAACAGATTGGTTCAATGAATAAGCAACAATGTTGGAGCAGTGTACTGTCGATGACAGCAAAGATTCTAGGAGGGCACTGATTATTGAAATCAGGATCTtacaagaaacatttaaaattaggaGAGTAGTCTTggcaaaatatttactaatagtagctgcaaaaaattaattaatgaaacagTGAAATAACAAATTGGAAATTATGACTTTTAGAATGGATGGCCAACAAAGAGGAGAGGGTGTGATTGCAATTTATGTACAGTAATAATACAGTTATATCATCGGAAGCAtcactgaaataataatttaagtagaGGCACGCAACGAGTTTTGCAGATTGCCTTCCTGTCCTCAAGATGTATCTACAAAGAAGCTTTATTTACAATGATAATAAGGAAGTCTACCGATATATTTCACTTCTTTCTCAATACTTCCAAATGCTACTATAAATGAACAGTCAGAACAGTATTTGGCTGatctatttagtttaaattaaaggTGGATTTTACTGTTACAATTTCTACACTGTATGTACTGAACTGTGAAATTGATTTTATCCTGTATTTCCAAAAGTAAATAAGGAAAATTTGTTGTAGCTGTCCCGTTCTTCCGGAATGAGATGGGCGGGGAAGAGGAACGAGTGGTATCTCTGACGCGGCTCAGTCCTCCCTGCAAGCGGAGGCGGTCACCCCTCCCCCTGCACCGACCCTCCACTTGCTTGTGGAGTCTCTGTGCTGGAATTCCCCTCCCGGAGAGACCCACTGGACCCATGGCTCCTGCCCCCACCAACCCCacagtccccccccccccccaccccccgccTCATAGAGTGCGTTGACCATGGCGCTCTCTATTACCGCAACTACTTTTACCAACAAGGTCAGACAATAAAGTCACTCTGTTATTCATGCCTAGCTCTgtggaattttgaatattttataaggtTTGAATCAAAGAAATAACGTTTTCAGTAGCCTAATGATTATAAAGAATTAGATAGTAGTTACGTTTTCAACACAAATAGTGGTAGTACTTGATTTTTATTGTGATAACAATCTTGCAAAACCACTGAAAGGTCTTTGccattttggggaaaaaatagCATAGAGACCCtagatttatattatagtttGCTACTAAACTTTAAGAGATAATTCAATAAGCAGATTTACGTCACTGCTGGCCACAAGAATGATCTAGACAAGAGATTATCTATGTTGTGGTTTAAAAGGATCTGAAATTTTTTACCATCTTAACTTCTAGGAAGCtaccatattttattaattatttaataaaatgagtgtttaaaaaatctattttccaGTAGTACTAGATTAAAAAGTAATTACGTTTAATGAGAAACGTAAAAGCtaattttttcaatgttaatCTAGAACACCAAAACTGGTTTGGAATGGATGAGAATCTGGGACCAGTTGCCATCAGCCTCAAGAGAGAGAGGCTAGAGCGCCCGCCTTCTTCAGACACCAACCCCTCCCCACCCCTCCTCTGCTACAGGATAGTTATTAGAACTAGTGAGGTGAGTTAATCCTGATTAAGTATAAATCTGaactttattagtttttactACAGATCTAAACCCTAATATTGAGCCATACAGTTTATTAAGTTCAATTTGAgggattgttttattattaacatgaAGCTAACtatccataaaataaaacaagaaagatTTGGCTGGCACAATTTCAATTTTGTCTCCAGAGAGAAACTTTGGATCTTTTAACgtcttaaataaatacttaaagtgTGTCTGCTTAACCCTGACATGCCGTTTATTATACGAACGTCGTAAATATGGCATCATCTCCAATGTCCATATACTGCGGACGTgtactttgtattatttaaatagctCCCTATTTtatcaaatgctttgaaattccaCAGACTTAAAAAAAGATGTATTAGGACAGTATAAAGTACCACAGTTAaactaaaaagggttttagtttacgatttattattctaacataaagataaccctataatgtggagttcataacataccacagttaaatattacattgttacttaattttatttgaaaaatgagtAAATGGAACCATTCGAAGTCTCCTGTTGTCGAAAAATACACCAATTACTAACTTAGAAATGAGTGTGGATGTGGGCATTGACAATTTGATTAATAGCTATCTTGacatttctgaaaatatattctaaatttataaatattgtattaaaagatTACTTTTTTAAGTATGGGCTATAAACAATGTTAGTTGACATCAGAATAAGTGTGGTTTTTACTCGTATGTTAAGTACTATGAATTTCAAAGCATGAATTACACAACCAATGGCAAAAAGGACAAATGACTCGCCCTTACAAAAACTTATGTTACTCAACTTGTGAATAAGGTAGActtataattttgtgttaattacaataaaaaattaaatttaacttaaataaataaatagatatttgtgtcacatatttttttttgctatatggtttttattaaacttgaaattttaaaatttagaatttatttatgtatgtataattattaaaaaataaaatattatcaatatattactatgttttttttttcatatttttgtgaaCTACTTTTTAATAagaagtaaaacttaaaaagaagaAGAGAAGTGGTGACGACCAGTGCAGTTAACATTTAAAAGGTTAACTGGGTGAGGGGGCTTCTCTGGCATTGGGATTAGCTGAGCTCTTTTAAATTGAATGGGTATGTGTTCTAGTCTCAGCATGGCtttaaataagaatgttaagaaTATAATAGCTTTTCTTGGAAGTTCTTTCAGTATTTTTCCAGTAATTAGAGTTGGTAGCTAGGAGACTTTATGAGGATTGAGATTGTGAGTTATAACTGAGCGAATGTCAGATGGTTTAAATTTTCGTAACGGGAGAGGTGAAATCAAGTTGGAAAGTGGAGAATCTAAAAAAATTGGTGAAATATTCTGCGAATGCCTTAGATTTTTCTATGTTACATTTAACCCAGTTTCCATCAGTTTTAAAAAGCGGGAAATGGATATCTTAGGCTGCTTAATTCTTTTAGTTACTTTCCATAACGAATAGTCTGTAGCTTCGGTTGCTGAGAGAGACTGGGTATACTCTTCAAACCGCAGGTTTTAATATTAAACGATAATCTTTTCAGAATGTTGAGCTGCCCTATTGAAGTTTCCCTTATCATTTGGATTTCTActgttttgccatattcttcttaatcttcttcttgatttttttcttgatgttGTTAGGGTAATATAACCCTATCTTGTTAACTTTTGAAGAACAGTGTAAGGGTGTAACCTCTTTGCAGTTTCTTTGTGTTAGTGTTAACAATGGTTAACATCCAACtcaattttaattgtgtaatgttgtttttctgtatataatattgttcTTCTAAATTgaacatattgtaaataagtaaaatgttgtttaacaaattttttttatataactgacATAGTTTTATACTGTGTTTTTAGAGATTATAATCTTTGGGCTGTTTTCAGCTGTTGACGCTACGGGGGGTGCTCAGTGCTAGAAGACGCTATCTGGGCCCCCCAACCTGAAACCGTTCCAGTAGCAGTAAGACCATGATTACCAAAGAAAGTTCTTGAATATGTCGCACCCGAAGTTTCAACTCTCATGGTGAATATTGCATTGTTTATGGGTACAGTTAACAGTAggtatactatagtaatttttcTTTGTCCTGAGATGCCACATGACATTGAAAATGAGGTATTAACTTCTTTCATAATGAAAACCTCTCAATgaaag
The nucleotide sequence above comes from Homalodisca vitripennis isolate AUS2020 unplaced genomic scaffold, UT_GWSS_2.1 ScUCBcl_5287;HRSCAF=11946, whole genome shotgun sequence. Encoded proteins:
- the LOC124373308 gene encoding uncharacterized protein LOC124373308, giving the protein MVSPSFYGGSMAVTVALNGHRFGQANYRGVVLCDGCKDYRPAVLGLGTDQRSPGPAEYLRGKVEGGAACDNANNTLADDAVTSPTGTSPKLRLKFHRFWSGNVSNNGKPARAATVDDSMNEFSGQSARL